The following nucleotide sequence is from Cyclobacteriaceae bacterium.
CCTGGAATATTGGATGGATATCTTAACACTACTGTTGGCAATGACCAGCTGATGTCTGCAATATCATCAGAGCCTCCACCCATCGCCATCAGATCACGACCCATTACTTTAACTGTACCCACTGGCATTGGCAATCCGATTGTATCAAGCTTGGTCGCAAGGCCTTCAATCTTTGGAGCTTTTAATTCTATCTGCGAAGCTTTCGCTAACAGCTGATCATCGGCGGTCCAGGTTGGTAATCCAACCTTCTTGATATTCTCATACATGACCTCTGCGATCGGCCTGTTGAAATGACCCGGCCACGCAGATCCAAGAATCTCATAAGTGAACTTGGTGTCCGTCATGAGTGCAGCACCTTCTGCAGTCTTGATGCCTTTATCAAAAAGAGTTTTGATGGCGGGATAAGTTCTTTCACGGAAGTAATACCATACTGCTGCTTTAGAAGGAACGACATTGGGTTGATCACCACCGTCGGGAATAACATAATGTGAACGTTGCGTCAGTTCAAGGTGCTCGCGACGGAAGTTCCATCCGATGTTCATAAGCTCAACAGCATCCAGCGCACTCCTTCCCCGCCATGGAGCGCCGGCAGCATGAGCGGCCTGGCCTTCAAAGTTAAACCGGACAGAAACCAATCCATTATAACCGGCATCACCGTACGACACGCCAAGATTACTTCCAACATGCGTGAAGATACAGGCATCCACATCTTTGAAATATCCGGCACGAACGTAATAAGCTTTTGTACCCACCACTTCTTCTGCTACACCAGGCCATAGCATTAAGGTTCCGGGAATCTTCTCCCTTTCCATGATCTTCTTCAATGCAAGTGCAGAGATAATATTCAATGCCTGACCTGAATTATGTCCTTCCCCATGACCGGGTGCTCCGTCAACAATAGGATCATGATAGGCAACGCCTGGTTTCTGTGATGCTTTGGGAATACAATCAATGTCTGAACCCAGTGCGATCACAGGTTTGCCACTTCCCCATGTTGCGATCCAGGCAGTAGGAATTCCTGCCACTCCTTTTTGAATTTTGAATCCATTCTTTTCAAGAAGATTGGTGAGATAGGTGAATGATTCATACTCCTGAAATCCAAGTTCAGAAAAACTGAACAGCATGTCATTGATCTGCTGACCGAGCACAGCATTCTTCTCTACCTCAAGTGCAGCATCTGCTTTGAGTTTTTCAATCTGACGTACTTCTGTCTGTGCAAAAGATAAGGTTGTGAGGAAAAGACCAAGAATGACACATAGGGCCTTCCTGATTCGAAAACGGTAAAAGTGATTTTGGGTATTCTTCATGGGTGGCGGGTTTAGGGCCAGAAGGTATGATTCTTTAAATATAAAGTCAAAAAGCTCTTCTATGAATGGTTTAAAAGGGTTTTGAAAGATTTTGGTTTATTTTATAAACTATTTTACATTTGTGTCGTTAATGCATCAAGGGGGTCCTCAAAAGCCGTTTCATTCTTTAAAATCCTCAATCTTTTATGAACTCTGCAAAAGAAAATTTAACGCCTCAGGAAAGTCTGGCGGTCATCACATCGATGATTGCGCAGGCAAAAGGAAACGCAGAAAAGAACAGCTTTCATTTTCTGTTATGGGGATGGACGATTTTGATTGCTAACCTGGGTGTTTATGCATTGCTCAGGTTCACAACAGTTGAGAATCCCTATCTTTTCTGGGCGATCACGATTCCTGCTTCTGTTGTATCTGCGATCGTTGGCGCACGGCAGGAGAAAGCATCTCTTACTTCTACTCATCTCGACACCATTAATAAATGGATCTGGATCAGTTATGGAATTGCTGTCTTCACACTGGTTGCCTTTGGAAAAAGTATCAACTTTCAGATCAATCCGGTTGTCATCACCTTAACTGCCGTGCCAACTTTTGTAACAGGTGTCATTCTCCGGTTTACTCCATTGAAATTAGGAGGACTTGCATTCTGGATCTTAGGGATGATAACTTTTCTTGTTCCTAAGGAATATCAATATCTGATCGCCGCGCTTGCCATTGCTTTGGGTTATCTGGTTCCAGGTTATATGTTGAAGGCACGCAAAGGTTAAGGTATGCTGAAAGATCTGGATCCCTTACTCCACTCCCAGCTAAGACTGGGAATTATGTCCCTGCTGATAAGTCTTGACTCTGCAGAATTTACTTTCCTTAAAGAAAAGACAAACTCCACCGCAGGAAATCTCAGCGTTCAGATCGATAAGCTATCGGAAGCAGGATACATTGAAGTCATCAAATCATTCAAAGGAAAAAAACCTTTGACCACCTGCAAGATCACTAAAAAAGGAATCAAGGCTTTTGAGCAATATGTTGAAGTTCTGAAGCAATACATCAAGTAATATTTTTTTACCCTTATGGTTTACATTATAAACTTGTTTAGCAAAATGAAAGAGAGCCGTATCGTGCGCCTGATGCTGGGATTGATTGCTGCGGTTGTCATCATCGCTTTGATTGTTCTGGACTTCAAAGACAAGAAGCCTTCAGCATTCGGGTCATCCGACATTATCACCATTCAAAAGCACGCAAGGCACTTAAGCAGTGTTGCTATTTCAGTCTTTCATGCAATGAAAAATAATTAATGATCACTACGAAAAGTAAACTCCTCCTACCCTTCTAAAACCATCATCATGCACAATTTAGTCTCAAGTCCAATCGGATTCATTCATCTCCTCAGCGCACTCGTCGCCATTGTACTTGGCACTATGGTAATGACCATGAGGAAAGGAACGCGCACTCACAGAAGACTCGGATATTCATATGTGATCGCAATGCTCATATTGAATATAACGGCTCTTATGATCTACCGGCTCTTTGGAAGATTCGGACCTTTCCATGTAGCCAGTGTGCTCAGTCTCCTGACATTATTAATGGGTATCATTCCTGCTTTGATCCGCAAGCCCAAGAACACCTGGCTGTGGTATCACATGGCCGGAATGTATTACTCAACCATTGGTTTGTATTCCGCGTTTGTTTCTGAAGTAGCGGTCCGGATCCCCGGGGCTCCTTTCTTTGCTGTAGTTACGATCTCCACTGTCGTCATCTTTATAATTGCCGTCTGGTGGTTTCAAAGGCAATCGAAAAAATGGTACCTGTCTATTTATCTTGATCCCGCTCCCGAAAAACAGAAAAAATAATCCGGGCTAAATGGATTAATCCATATTTTTAAACTGCTGCAAGCGGCTTAAAAGTTTGAACTATGGATTTTGGAAAAGTAGAATCAGAAAACCTGGATGAAATAGATTTCAAACTTCCTCCTGATGCTCCCGGCACAAAGGAGCTTCTCGAAAAGCAGAAGCCTAAAAAGACTCCTTCCAATAT
It contains:
- a CDS encoding amidohydrolase, giving the protein MKNTQNHFYRFRIRKALCVILGLFLTTLSFAQTEVRQIEKLKADAALEVEKNAVLGQQINDMLFSFSELGFQEYESFTYLTNLLEKNGFKIQKGVAGIPTAWIATWGSGKPVIALGSDIDCIPKASQKPGVAYHDPIVDGAPGHGEGHNSGQALNIISALALKKIMEREKIPGTLMLWPGVAEEVVGTKAYYVRAGYFKDVDACIFTHVGSNLGVSYGDAGYNGLVSVRFNFEGQAAHAAGAPWRGRSALDAVELMNIGWNFRREHLELTQRSHYVIPDGGDQPNVVPSKAAVWYYFRERTYPAIKTLFDKGIKTAEGAALMTDTKFTYEILGSAWPGHFNRPIAEVMYENIKKVGLPTWTADDQLLAKASQIELKAPKIEGLATKLDTIGLPMPVGTVKVMGRDLMAMGGGSDDIADISWSLPTVVLRYPSNIPGLPGHHWSNAISMATPIAHKGIVYGAKAEVMTLLDMLLKPEILKNAWAYYKTEQTKEIQYTPLIGEKDNPAIYLNQKIMSEYAPKLKATYYNPAKFKTYLDQLGIVYPTVRPDQKEAVSKLPAEKK
- a CDS encoding transcriptional regulator, which encodes MLKDLDPLLHSQLRLGIMSLLISLDSAEFTFLKEKTNSTAGNLSVQIDKLSEAGYIEVIKSFKGKKPLTTCKITKKGIKAFEQYVEVLKQYIK
- a CDS encoding DUF2306 domain-containing protein, which codes for MHNLVSSPIGFIHLLSALVAIVLGTMVMTMRKGTRTHRRLGYSYVIAMLILNITALMIYRLFGRFGPFHVASVLSLLTLLMGIIPALIRKPKNTWLWYHMAGMYYSTIGLYSAFVSEVAVRIPGAPFFAVVTISTVVIFIIAVWWFQRQSKKWYLSIYLDPAPEKQKK